Genomic DNA from Pirellulales bacterium:
GGCGACGCAAGACGTTGCGTTTAATTGCGGCTCCGTGCCGGAACTACTGAACACAACAACAGTACCCTCGGCAGGACTCGAACCTGCAACCCCCTGCTTAGAAGGCAGGTGCTCTATCCGGTTGAGCTACGAGGGCGAAGCCATTGTGCGAAAAGTCCGCGCGATCGACGCAAGACCAAGTCGCGGCCCATTTCGCAGCGAATGCGCCAAACAATTTTGACACCTGCGCGGCCGCTACGTTCTGAATTTTACCGTGAGCTTGTGTGGAGCAAAACACCTAAACAATATCGGCGACAGGCAGTCAAAGGTTTCCGATGATTCGTTTCTCTTAGCCAGCGAGCCAATTGTCTTTCGAAGCCGCCCATGTACAGCGGGCCAACGCCGCGGCGATCGCAGATCGCCATGTTGCAATGCAATCACTTGATTCTCGCGCAATGCCTACCCGCCAGCAATCAAAATGCAATCGGCCGCAGCCGATCGTAAAGCAACAGGCCGACCAGCGATTTGGCATCGCGTATCTCGCCAGCCACGACTAATCGCATCGCTTCATCCCAGGACACAACAACGGCTTCGATCTCCTCGCCCACCTCGAGCGCCGTTTTGCCGGCATGCAATCCAGTTGCCACAAACAGGTACATTTTTTCGTTGAGTACGCCGGGAGACATATAGAACTCGCACAGCTTCTCTATGCGATCCGCTCGATGGCCGGTTTCTTCGATCAGTTCGCGCCGCGCGGTCGCGGCTGGATCTTCGTCAGGCTCAAGCGTTCCCGCCGGCAATTCCAGCAATGTTTCTCCCACCGCCATGCGGTAGTTGCGAATCAGGCAGACATGGTCGGCATCGATCATCGGTAAGATTACGACGGCCCCTGGGTGCATCACCACATCGTGGGTACATGTCGTGCCGTCGGCCAACTGTCGCGATATGCGAACGACGTGGAATCGGCGGGCTTGAAGCAACAGTTCCGGTTGATCACTCATGAAAGGTCGCCATTTCAGGCGCGATGAACATAACGGAGTTTTCTGAATGCATCACTCAAAGGCGGTTGATCGTATCGGAAAAGTCGTCGGCAGGGAATTCTTTTTCCAGTCTAGATCGAATACCTTCGTCATTTGACGCACTGGGATTTGCCTGCACCAGGTGCTTTTCTGCTCAGCCCAGCAAACTGCTCGGCAGGCGATTTCCCCTGTATTGCGGCACGACGAATCCTTTTTTCAATTTGACACTTGAGAATGGTAGTCCGTCGTGTTCGCTCGTGATTTGGAGGAGTTGAATATCCAGTGTTTTCCACGTCCCTCTTGCAGGCGCGGCAAGCTCGCAAGTTATCCCATTTTGAAAGGTGAATTGCGCTGCCTGCTGCACAGTTTTGATTGCCTAGGTATCCGCCGCGTGTTAGGATAGCTGTTAAGGCGCGGCAGTCCAAGGGTTGCGGCGCACGAATTGCACTTGCTGAATCGGTGATGAAGAGCGTCTCGCCGCCCAATGGCGCTGCAGAGCGGACGTTGAGCGAGGCGGTATCGTGCTATGCGTGAATTGAACAATTGGAGCTTAAACGTTGGCCTCTGGGGCGGCGTGCGCATTCGATTGCACGCGTCGTTTCTTGTGGTCAGCGTGTTGGGTTGCTATTTGGCCCAATTGGCAGGTTTGCGGTCGCACGTTTACGCCGATGTCGATATGACGGCTTACGGCGTTCTGGCGGCGGTTGTGCTACTGGCCTGCGTCGTCGTGCATGAAATTGGGCATGGTATTGCCGCGTGGTACTGCGGCGGCGGCATGGATCTGGTCGTGTTAGGACCATTGGGAGGGTTGAACCCACCGCATGTGCCGCACGAAACGCCGCGCGAAGTGATTACGGCACTCGCTGGACCGCTGGCGAATTTGGTATTTATGCTCGCGCTGACACCGTTTCTGATCCTGAAAAATGTGGATGTCAGCCACTTGTTGCGGCAACCGCTCTACCCGTCAGGTTTGCTCAGCGGATCATTGCCAATCGTGGGCGTGAAGCTGGCCTTTTGGATGAATTGGCTGCTGCTGGTCGTGAATCTGCTTCCGGCCGCGCCGCTCGACAGTGGCCGCGCGCTGCGCAGTATTTTGTGGCCTGTGATGGGCTATCGATCCGCCACGCGAGTTGTCAGCAGCAGCGGGCTAGTCATCTCGCTGTGCTTGTGCGGCTTGTGCTGGTTCTTCTATCAGCGAAGCGGCGCACGACTACTGCCCGAATGGGTTCCGCTATCGACGCTGGCCGTCTACCTCTTTTTCAGCGCGCGTCAAGAAGCCCGCAAGATTGAAGAGGAGGAAATCGACGATGAGTTATTCGGCTACGATTTTTCGCAGGGCTATACCAGCCTGGAACGCGCTGCCTCTGCGTCGCGCCGGCCCAATTTCTTCAAACGTTGGTTGCAAGAGAGGCGCGACCGCAAAGAGCAGCGGCTGCATGAAATCGAGGAAGAAGAAGAACGACGTTTCGACGAAGTGCTCATTCGCGTCAAAGAACTAGGCATGGAAGCCATCTCGCCGGAAGAGCGTGCATTGATGCATCGCGTCAGCGCGCGCTATCGCAGCCGGTTGCAACACTAACGAACCCCTACCACAGAGGCAACTGCTCACGCGACACGCTGCGGATTCGGTCTCGGCAGTTAAAAAGTTGGTGTAGCATCAGGTTGCGATTGATCCCGGATTGGTTCTGCGCGGCGTTGGCCAAGGGTATGTCGGCGGAGGCGATGCAGCGAAGGTTCTGGATGCATCTACGCTCAATGGGCGGCGTGTATCGTGCGCACCGATTCTAGGGCGCAGAGATTCACCCATTGGTTGGACGACAGCAGCGGCCAGTCTCAGCACCATCCGCGTGAAACAGTCCTTGCGATGCTAAACCGTCCAGTCGCTACCTTTTGCCGATCAGCGAATCAAGCACTTCGCTGGCGCCAGGGAAGTGTGCTCCCGGCTCCAGTCCCACTGATTAGCCCGAAACGATGGCGGCCAATTCGCCAACCATCGATGTCGCTGCTTCGGCCCCGTTTCCTCACGGACATGACTCGGAAAGGCACCGTTCGCCATTGATTCGCCGTTTTCCCGCGGAGCGTTACGCGATCGAACGCACCAAGACCGCGCTGGCCTGGCCTTGAGGGGTCACGTTGAGGTTCAAAAATGACGCGCCGGCCGGAATTTCGCCGCCGTTTGGTTTGGCTACGGCGATGGGGCAAGCGGGGTCTGGCGTTTCATAGTTCAGAATCGGAAACAGCTTACCGTGCTGCAAGGCAAGCACGCTGCTAATCAGTTCAATCATGCCACTACCGGCCCCTAAATTTCCGAAATAGCTCTTGGCTGCCGTCACCGGCACTTGGTCGGTTGCGGCATCGAACACTTCACGAATGGCTTTGGCTTCGTCCACGTCGCAAGTGCGGGTACTCAGACCGTGGGCGTGGATGTGGCCGATTTCGTCGGCAGCCATTTCGGCCGATCGCAGACTGGCACGAATCACATTTGCCAACGCCACATCGCGTTTGGCAACACAGTGCTTGTCGGCCACATGCGATGCACCGCGACCGACGAT
This window encodes:
- a CDS encoding NUDIX hydrolase translates to MSDQPELLLQARRFHVVRISRQLADGTTCTHDVVMHPGAVVILPMIDADHVCLIRNYRMAVGETLLELPAGTLEPDEDPAATARRELIEETGHRADRIEKLCEFYMSPGVLNEKMYLFVATGLHAGKTALEVGEEIEAVVVSWDEAMRLVVAGEIRDAKSLVGLLLYDRLRPIAF